Proteins from a single region of Bartonella sp. M0283:
- the pepN gene encoding aminopeptidase N codes for MTKSDTPVYRLEDYKPTDYAISNTELDFSLHPTETIVKSELSLSPRKNTKAGTPLVLVGDELKLLSVAINGQKLEPKDYSATPDKLEIHNPPSGKFILQVTTQINPKKNRQLMGLYLSNGVYCTQNEPQGFRRITYFYDRPDILSVFRTRIEADEKNEPVLLSNGNLIETGKVEGGRHYAIWEDPHPKPCYLFALVGGALDHYDDSFTTMSGRKVKLGIYVEKGKRERAAYAMDSLKRAMRWDEQKFGREYDLDIFNIVAVSDFNMGAMENKGLNIFNDKYVLADPNTATDFDYAGIERVIAHEYFHNWTGDRITCRDWFQLCLKEGLTVYRDQEFSSDQRSRPVHRISDVRVLKIAQFPEDAGPLAHPVRPRQYREINNFYTTTVYEKGAEVVRMVHTMLGDELFRKGMDLYFQRHDGEACTIEDFIACFADVSGRDLSQFMLWYEQAGTPTVTVDSHYKDGVLTLDLTQTVPDTPGQSNKKPMVIPLSFGLLGKNGKDMPYQADNHIENNVIVLSEAKQTVHIRDLKEKPVLSLLRGFSAPINLKMEESDDDLAFRARFDADEVNRWESLNQLMGKALVNAIADRSNDKPAMPEKLQTLIEALLDDDTLEPAFRSLCLQLPSEIELARMIGHDVDPDRIYNVRQSFMKSLADHLKQKMLHVFDKMKTEGHYSPKAEPAGKRALKNTVLNYLTLAENTPTRAFEAYKKADNMTDRMGGLSVLVHLFNETKEAKEAISDFEKRYGKDPLVMDKWFSVQATVPGEKTLDHVKELMNHPLFSLDNPNRTRALIAAFAASNQTGFNRVDGEGYKLLADIILTVDKENPQLAARLATLTRSWKQLEPKRQSKLKEQLERILKEPKLSVDVFDIVSRTLG; via the coding sequence ATGACCAAATCTGACACTCCAGTATATCGTCTTGAAGATTACAAGCCCACCGATTACGCAATTTCCAACACCGAGCTCGATTTTTCGCTTCATCCTACCGAAACAATCGTAAAATCGGAGCTTTCCCTTTCACCACGTAAAAACACCAAAGCGGGAACACCATTGGTTCTGGTCGGGGATGAATTGAAATTGTTGTCAGTGGCAATCAACGGTCAGAAACTCGAGCCTAAAGACTATTCGGCAACACCTGATAAACTTGAAATTCACAATCCCCCTTCAGGCAAATTTATTCTTCAGGTTACCACGCAAATCAATCCCAAGAAAAATCGCCAATTAATGGGGCTTTATCTTTCTAACGGCGTCTATTGCACACAGAACGAACCACAGGGCTTCCGCCGGATCACCTATTTTTATGATCGCCCTGATATTCTTTCGGTTTTCAGAACCCGCATTGAAGCTGATGAAAAGAATGAACCGGTTCTTCTTTCCAACGGCAATCTTATAGAAACCGGCAAAGTTGAAGGCGGGCGCCATTATGCAATCTGGGAAGATCCGCATCCCAAACCATGCTATCTTTTTGCCCTCGTCGGTGGCGCTCTTGACCATTATGACGACAGTTTCACCACTATGTCGGGGCGGAAAGTAAAACTCGGAATTTATGTCGAAAAAGGAAAAAGAGAACGCGCAGCCTATGCGATGGATTCACTCAAACGCGCAATGCGTTGGGATGAACAAAAATTCGGGCGCGAATATGACCTTGATATTTTCAATATTGTCGCTGTTTCCGACTTCAATATGGGGGCAATGGAAAACAAAGGTCTTAATATTTTCAATGATAAATATGTCCTTGCCGACCCGAACACAGCAACCGATTTCGATTATGCGGGCATAGAACGCGTTATTGCACACGAATATTTTCATAATTGGACAGGCGATCGCATTACCTGCCGTGACTGGTTCCAACTTTGTTTGAAAGAAGGTTTGACAGTCTATCGCGATCAAGAATTTTCCTCTGACCAGCGCTCGCGCCCTGTTCACAGGATTTCCGATGTTCGTGTATTGAAAATTGCACAGTTTCCTGAAGATGCGGGGCCGCTTGCCCATCCGGTTCGCCCACGGCAATACCGCGAAATCAACAATTTTTATACGACAACCGTCTATGAAAAAGGTGCCGAAGTCGTACGCATGGTTCATACCATGCTTGGCGACGAGCTTTTCCGCAAAGGCATGGATCTTTATTTCCAACGCCATGATGGTGAAGCTTGCACAATTGAAGATTTCATCGCCTGTTTTGCCGATGTTTCAGGACGCGATTTATCACAATTCATGCTGTGGTACGAGCAGGCCGGAACACCGACAGTAACCGTTGATAGCCATTATAAAGATGGTGTCCTGACACTTGATTTGACACAAACTGTTCCCGACACTCCCGGTCAATCCAATAAAAAGCCGATGGTCATACCGCTTTCTTTCGGGCTTTTGGGCAAAAACGGCAAGGATATGCCTTATCAGGCCGATAACCACATTGAAAACAATGTTATCGTTTTGTCTGAAGCAAAGCAGACCGTTCATATCCGTGATCTGAAAGAAAAGCCGGTCTTATCACTGCTGCGCGGTTTTTCGGCGCCAATCAATCTGAAGATGGAAGAAAGCGATGATGACCTTGCTTTCCGTGCACGCTTTGATGCCGACGAGGTCAACCGCTGGGAGTCACTCAACCAGTTAATGGGTAAGGCTCTGGTTAATGCGATTGCCGATCGTTCAAATGACAAACCGGCTATGCCTGAAAAACTTCAAACACTGATTGAAGCGCTTCTTGACGATGACACATTGGAACCTGCTTTCCGTTCGCTATGCCTGCAATTGCCTTCGGAAATCGAACTTGCACGTATGATTGGCCACGATGTCGATCCTGACCGCATTTATAATGTTCGCCAATCTTTCATGAAATCTTTGGCAGATCATCTGAAACAGAAAATGTTGCATGTTTTCGACAAAATGAAGACGGAAGGTCATTATTCGCCAAAAGCCGAACCGGCTGGTAAACGTGCTCTGAAAAACACTGTCCTCAATTATCTCACACTTGCTGAAAACACTCCGACACGTGCTTTCGAGGCCTATAAGAAGGCAGACAATATGACAGACCGGATGGGAGGACTGTCCGTTCTTGTTCATCTCTTCAATGAAACAAAAGAAGCTAAAGAAGCAATATCCGATTTTGAAAAGCGTTATGGCAAAGACCCGCTTGTTATGGATAAGTGGTTCTCTGTTCAGGCGACAGTTCCTGGTGAAAAAACTCTGGACCACGTCAAAGAGCTTATGAACCATCCGCTCTTTTCGCTTGATAACCCGAACCGGACGCGTGCGCTTATTGCCGCATTTGCAGCTTCCAACCAGACCGGCTTCAATCGGGTTGACGGTGAAGGATATAAGTTACTCGCCGATATTATCCTGACTGTGGACAAAGAAAATCCACAACTTGCAGCACGTCTTGCAACGCTCACGCGGTCATGGAAACAACTGGAACCCAAACGCCAAAGCAAGCTCAAGGAACAATTGGAACGCATATTGAAAGAGCCGAAACTTTCAGTAGACGTTTTCGACATCGTAAGCCGTACACTTGGCTAA
- a CDS encoding PAS domain-containing sensor histidine kinase, whose product MAHLDAFNAPTGTFVDSKPSLKKRKAGSAHVDLLSGPAYKRLLAIEPWLRRAIPLIILVFLVILAATRLVLLYEWRQSIDTNTRSAMMLATGHLASSIDREIYGKANDGKDTTDLSKNDLENILVDFRTQGLITNAARIAIVDDQGVVIAASGLETHINHPLTDSVADSQALFVLGRSAGVMQVKIDGKASLAAFDQAAQGKYGVFVGEETDEIYLEWRKSISVNITIFAGTVGVILAILYAYYAQAARVRDTDLISEKIQNRIDMAMMRGRCGLWDWNMASGRVYWSRSMYEMLGFKPKDALLSISEITSIINPADADLYELARDLMSGEKDHIDINLPMRHADGHYVWMRIRAEVAQEEEAHLVGISFDISEQHQFAEQTAQADLRIRDAIENISESFVLWDSEGRLVMSNSKFREYASLPDHMLQPGVQRATVEAMAKPAINEMSVEHDDTGNFTSIRQMADGSWLKINERRTQDGGLVSVGTDISELKQQQKSLEDSERRLYSFIQELKLARQSAQQRATEVEKLNESLQSEKERAESANKAKSEFLANMSHELRTPLNAIIGFSEMMIQGTFGPLGSERYAEYMNDIHNSGTHLLTLINDILDMSKIEAGRFTLSSENADLEPIISETLRTLTPQAQEKNITVTADITPKLHGDIDRRAIHQVFLNILSNAVKFTPSGGHIDVKGYQKDDKLVFVFSDTGVGIPEAAITKLCQPFEQVENQFTKTHAGSGLGLAISRSLVELHGGDLNITSKEGKGTTVTITLPVTQKH is encoded by the coding sequence ATGGCGCATTTGGACGCGTTTAACGCGCCCACAGGGACGTTTGTTGATTCAAAACCTTCGCTGAAAAAGCGCAAGGCCGGGTCAGCGCATGTCGATTTGCTCTCAGGCCCAGCCTATAAAAGGCTGCTCGCCATCGAGCCATGGCTGCGTCGTGCCATTCCTCTGATTATCCTTGTTTTTCTCGTCATACTCGCGGCAACACGTCTCGTGCTTCTTTATGAATGGCGGCAAAGTATTGATACAAATACACGATCTGCGATGATGCTTGCCACCGGACATCTTGCAAGTTCAATAGATCGTGAAATTTACGGCAAAGCAAATGACGGCAAGGACACTACCGACTTGTCGAAAAATGATCTGGAAAACATCCTTGTCGATTTCCGCACACAAGGGTTGATCACAAATGCAGCGCGTATCGCCATTGTCGATGATCAGGGCGTTGTTATTGCCGCTTCCGGACTGGAAACACACATCAATCACCCACTCACAGATTCCGTTGCTGACAGTCAGGCTTTATTCGTTCTCGGCCGCAGTGCCGGAGTGATGCAAGTCAAGATTGATGGAAAAGCTTCTTTGGCTGCATTCGATCAGGCAGCACAAGGAAAATATGGCGTTTTCGTTGGTGAAGAAACAGACGAAATTTACCTTGAATGGCGTAAATCCATATCGGTTAATATTACCATTTTTGCCGGAACAGTCGGCGTTATACTAGCCATTCTCTATGCCTATTATGCGCAGGCTGCTCGTGTCCGTGATACCGATCTCATTTCTGAAAAAATCCAGAACCGCATTGATATGGCGATGATGCGCGGGCGTTGCGGCTTATGGGATTGGAACATGGCAAGCGGGCGTGTTTATTGGTCACGTTCCATGTATGAAATGCTCGGTTTCAAACCGAAAGACGCACTTTTGTCGATCTCTGAAATCACGTCCATTATCAATCCGGCGGATGCCGATCTTTACGAATTGGCACGCGATTTGATGAGTGGAGAGAAAGATCACATTGATATCAATCTTCCTATGCGGCATGCCGATGGCCACTATGTCTGGATGCGTATTCGTGCCGAAGTCGCCCAAGAGGAAGAAGCCCACCTCGTCGGTATTTCATTTGACATAAGCGAACAACATCAATTTGCCGAGCAGACGGCACAAGCTGATCTGCGCATTCGCGATGCAATAGAAAACATTTCCGAATCCTTTGTTCTGTGGGATTCGGAAGGGCGTCTTGTTATGTCCAACAGCAAATTCCGCGAATATGCTTCGCTACCCGACCACATGCTACAACCCGGTGTTCAAAGGGCGACAGTCGAGGCGATGGCAAAACCTGCCATCAATGAAATGTCGGTTGAACATGATGACACAGGCAACTTTACCAGTATCCGCCAAATGGCCGATGGAAGCTGGCTTAAAATTAACGAACGCCGTACGCAAGACGGTGGTCTGGTTTCGGTTGGTACCGATATTTCCGAACTCAAACAACAACAAAAAAGCTTGGAAGATAGCGAGCGGCGGCTCTATTCCTTTATTCAGGAATTGAAACTTGCACGTCAAAGCGCCCAACAACGCGCCACCGAAGTTGAAAAACTGAACGAAAGTCTGCAATCGGAAAAAGAACGTGCCGAAAGCGCCAATAAGGCAAAGTCCGAATTTTTGGCAAATATGTCGCATGAATTGAGAACGCCACTCAATGCCATTATCGGTTTTTCGGAAATGATGATACAGGGCACTTTTGGCCCATTGGGTTCGGAACGTTATGCCGAATATATGAATGACATCCACAATTCGGGCACGCATTTGCTGACACTTATCAATGATATTCTTGATATGTCGAAGATTGAAGCCGGACGTTTTACCCTTTCAAGCGAGAATGCAGATCTCGAGCCGATTATCAGCGAGACATTGCGTACTTTGACACCTCAAGCACAAGAAAAAAATATCACTGTAACAGCCGATATTACACCAAAACTTCATGGCGATATCGATCGCCGCGCCATTCATCAGGTGTTCCTGAATATTCTTTCCAATGCAGTCAAATTCACACCCTCCGGTGGACATATCGACGTTAAAGGCTATCAGAAAGACGACAAGCTAGTTTTTGTTTTCTCCGATACCGGTGTAGGCATTCCTGAAGCAGCCATTACAAAACTTTGTCAGCCTTTCGAGCAGGTCGAAAACCAGTTCACTAAGACCCATGCCGGTTCCGGTCTCGGACTTGCCATTTCCCGCTCCCTCGTAGAGCTTCACGGTGGCGACCTCAATATTACATCGAAAGAAGGCAAGGGAACAACCGTTACCATCACCTTGCCAGTCACGCAGAAGCATTAA
- a CDS encoding HAMP domain-containing sensor histidine kinase: MNRIKSLLRTTAVRLSALYIILFGLVAVGLSIYMTSLAISMLTDQTQKTLNEEIANIEHAYQHGGLPLLVRTIDRRSRQPGAFLYLVADLQGRFLAGNVQNIEPGLLNGSGLLRNSVFYSRFGDNGDKTEHRAIAAVIDLPNGMKLLVGRDISEPEKFITIIRKALMIAFAAMAVGALLIWFFVGRRALKRIDQVTAASQRLMSGDLSGRLPVTGAGDEFDRLSHNLNIMLERIEELNSGLRQVSDNIAHDLKTPLTRLRNRADEALSRRDKDVDYRQTLEAIIAESDQLIRTFNAILMISRIEASTAVEHLEKLDARPIVEDVAELYGPVVEDAGVKFEMGKTFDVNLLLNRELLAQALINLIDNAIKYGATSKRTPTISLSMNDNDGHIEIIVSDNGPGINPEDRERVTKRFVRLEDSRTKPGFGIGLSLAKAVMKLHGGELMLEDANPGLKAVLSFPKLAEEKADLKKLS; this comes from the coding sequence ATGAACAGGATCAAAAGCTTGTTGCGCACAACGGCGGTGCGCTTGTCAGCCCTTTATATCATTCTTTTCGGGCTGGTTGCTGTAGGGCTTTCGATCTATATGACATCGCTTGCCATTTCCATGTTGACCGATCAGACGCAAAAGACTTTGAATGAAGAAATTGCAAATATCGAGCATGCCTATCAACATGGTGGATTGCCACTTCTTGTGCGCACAATTGACCGCAGGTCACGTCAACCGGGTGCTTTTCTCTATCTTGTGGCCGATCTTCAGGGAAGATTTCTGGCAGGTAACGTGCAAAATATTGAACCGGGACTTTTGAATGGGAGCGGCTTGCTCCGGAATTCGGTATTTTATTCGCGTTTTGGCGACAACGGAGATAAGACCGAACACCGTGCTATAGCAGCTGTTATCGATTTGCCGAACGGTATGAAATTACTGGTGGGGCGTGATATAAGCGAGCCGGAAAAATTCATCACCATTATAAGAAAAGCCCTGATGATTGCCTTTGCGGCAATGGCCGTTGGTGCATTGCTCATCTGGTTTTTTGTCGGCAGGCGGGCGTTGAAACGTATTGATCAGGTAACCGCAGCGTCACAACGCCTTATGTCGGGTGACTTGAGCGGGCGACTTCCTGTTACCGGTGCCGGTGACGAGTTTGACAGACTTTCTCACAATCTGAATATTATGTTGGAACGCATAGAAGAGCTCAATAGCGGCTTGCGGCAGGTTTCTGACAATATCGCCCATGATTTGAAAACACCTTTGACAAGGCTGAGGAATCGCGCGGACGAGGCGCTTTCACGGCGTGATAAAGATGTTGATTATCGCCAGACTCTTGAGGCAATTATTGCTGAATCGGACCAGCTCATCCGTACATTCAACGCTATTCTTATGATCTCTCGTATTGAAGCAAGCACTGCTGTCGAGCATTTGGAGAAACTCGACGCTCGACCAATTGTCGAAGATGTCGCCGAACTCTATGGTCCGGTTGTCGAGGATGCCGGTGTCAAATTCGAGATGGGAAAAACGTTCGACGTAAATTTGTTGTTAAATCGGGAACTTCTGGCTCAGGCTCTGATCAACCTGATCGACAATGCCATCAAATATGGTGCGACCAGTAAACGAACACCGACAATATCACTGTCCATGAATGATAATGACGGTCATATCGAAATTATCGTTAGTGATAATGGCCCCGGTATTAATCCCGAAGATAGGGAAAGAGTCACCAAACGGTTTGTAAGACTGGAAGACAGCCGGACCAAGCCGGGGTTCGGAATCGGTCTGAGTTTGGCAAAAGCGGTCATGAAACTTCATGGTGGTGAGCTTATGCTCGAGGATGCTAATCCTGGACTGAAAGCAGTTTTGTCTTTTCCAAAATTGGCGGAAGAAAAAGCAGATCTGAAAAAACTCTCCTAA
- a CDS encoding bifunctional [glutamine synthetase] adenylyltransferase/[glutamine synthetase]-adenylyl-L-tyrosine phosphorylase encodes MQQAFWKQRLKHLTPLNETGPQWLADMTEKARADHLEELVGELEKGKGQSEFLGTVMTLSPFLRESLIRNPSFIAPLVHTDISQRLNEILVDISKIDTSENITEALLMAALRQKKLEMHLLIALADLGGIFTSAMTSEWLTKLAETTLGAALRFLLRDTHNQGKISLADYNNPEKDCGLVVLGMGKLGARELNYSSDIDLIVFIDETSSHIGDPYESIDVFSKMMRRLIRIMQERTADGYVFRIDLRLRPDPGSTPLALPISAALHYYESRGQNWERAAMIKARPVAGDTKAGDAVLHELSPYIWRKYLDYAAIADIHSIKRQIHAYKGHGEIAVRGHNVKLGRGGIREIEFFVQTQQLIAGGRFPELRGRRTVDMLAELCSLGWISRDTRDVLTEKYAYLRNVEHRIQMLEDEQTHILPEDDEGFTSVAYLMGYTNTNDFTRDFLETLKTVEHHYAALFEQEKELGSDAGNLVFTGEDDDPGTLATLSKLGFSRPSDICRIIRTWHFGRYHATQSAEARERLTELTPALLKAFGATKRADEALSRFDAFLQGLPSGIQLFSLLQSNPSLLDMLVLIMSSAPRLADIITRKPHIFDGMLDPAIFAELPTKTYLQNRLEFFLSGVTNYEDILDQLRLFASEQRFLIGIRLLNGAIEGERAARAFTDLADLMIANTLAAVEQEFSRVHGFVKGGRVGILGMGKLGSHELTAGSDLDLILLYDYDKQTEMSDGEKPLYISQYYMRLTQRLVSALSAPTGEGVLYEVDLRLRPSGNKGPVAVPFEAFGKYQRNEAWVWEHLALTRARAVAGDPMFLQQLEDEVAAIIALKRDKKKVSHDVREMRELIEQEKPSINIWDFKTMRGGQVDLEFIAQFALITHQSEFVVGRTTGEVLERLPQAFLSVSSVGELHHAYRVYTNLSQMMRLCLNEKLDPDDMPPGLADLLQRTVGEPDLSHVESLIADMANTVGQIFDEVVV; translated from the coding sequence ATGCAGCAAGCTTTCTGGAAACAAAGGTTAAAACATTTAACCCCGCTCAATGAAACCGGCCCCCAATGGTTGGCCGATATGACAGAGAAAGCTCGTGCAGATCATCTTGAAGAGCTCGTCGGTGAACTCGAAAAAGGAAAAGGTCAGTCGGAATTTTTGGGTACAGTTATGACGCTTTCACCTTTTTTGCGTGAATCGCTCATACGCAATCCGTCCTTTATCGCTCCGCTTGTTCATACAGATATTTCGCAGCGTTTGAATGAAATTCTCGTTGATATCAGCAAGATCGACACAAGCGAGAATATTACCGAAGCGCTTTTAATGGCGGCATTACGGCAAAAGAAGCTTGAAATGCATCTCTTGATTGCTCTTGCCGATCTTGGCGGAATTTTTACTTCTGCAATGACTTCGGAATGGTTGACAAAACTTGCCGAAACGACATTAGGGGCGGCATTGCGGTTTTTATTACGAGATACCCACAATCAAGGAAAAATCAGTCTTGCCGATTATAACAATCCTGAAAAAGATTGCGGACTTGTTGTTCTGGGGATGGGAAAACTCGGTGCACGTGAACTCAATTATTCATCAGATATAGATCTTATTGTCTTTATCGATGAAACTTCGTCCCATATCGGTGATCCCTATGAGAGTATCGATGTTTTTTCCAAAATGATGCGCCGGCTTATTCGTATCATGCAGGAACGCACTGCCGACGGTTATGTCTTTCGCATTGATTTAAGGTTGCGTCCCGATCCAGGCTCTACCCCGCTTGCACTTCCAATCAGTGCGGCGCTTCATTATTACGAGAGCAGGGGCCAGAATTGGGAACGCGCGGCAATGATCAAAGCGCGCCCGGTCGCCGGAGATACCAAGGCAGGGGACGCTGTGCTCCATGAACTGTCTCCTTATATTTGGCGTAAATATCTCGATTATGCTGCTATTGCGGATATCCATTCAATCAAACGTCAAATCCATGCTTATAAAGGCCATGGGGAAATCGCTGTCCGTGGCCACAATGTCAAACTCGGGCGTGGAGGAATCCGTGAAATAGAATTTTTCGTTCAAACCCAACAATTGATTGCTGGCGGACGTTTTCCTGAACTTCGTGGGAGACGCACAGTGGATATGCTTGCCGAACTTTGTTCGCTTGGTTGGATTAGTAGAGATACGCGCGATGTTTTGACAGAGAAATACGCTTACTTACGCAATGTCGAACATCGGATCCAGATGCTGGAAGATGAACAGACGCATATTCTACCGGAAGATGACGAAGGCTTTACAAGCGTTGCCTATTTAATGGGCTATACGAACACCAATGACTTTACGCGCGATTTTCTTGAAACGCTGAAAACTGTCGAACACCATTATGCTGCACTGTTCGAACAGGAGAAAGAGCTGGGTTCGGACGCTGGAAATCTGGTTTTTACCGGTGAGGATGACGATCCGGGAACGCTTGCAACATTGTCGAAATTGGGCTTTTCGCGTCCTAGCGATATTTGTCGCATTATCAGAACCTGGCATTTCGGACGTTATCACGCTACCCAATCTGCGGAGGCGAGAGAACGATTGACCGAACTGACGCCTGCGCTTCTCAAAGCGTTCGGTGCTACCAAAAGAGCCGACGAGGCCTTGTCGCGGTTTGATGCTTTTTTACAGGGGCTTCCGTCCGGTATCCAGCTTTTTAGTCTTTTACAGTCCAATCCCTCATTGCTTGATATGCTGGTTCTCATCATGAGCTCGGCACCGCGTCTTGCAGACATTATTACCAGAAAGCCGCATATTTTTGACGGCATGCTCGATCCGGCAATTTTTGCCGAATTGCCGACAAAAACCTATTTGCAAAATCGGCTCGAATTTTTCTTAAGTGGTGTTACCAATTATGAAGATATACTCGACCAGTTGCGCCTTTTTGCAAGTGAACAAAGGTTTCTCATCGGTATCAGGCTTCTTAACGGTGCGATTGAAGGTGAACGCGCAGCACGTGCTTTTACAGATCTTGCCGATTTGATGATTGCCAATACACTTGCGGCAGTCGAACAGGAATTTTCTCGTGTGCATGGTTTTGTCAAAGGCGGTCGGGTCGGAATATTGGGAATGGGGAAACTCGGTAGCCATGAGCTTACCGCCGGTTCCGATCTCGATCTTATTTTGCTTTATGATTATGATAAGCAGACAGAAATGTCGGATGGCGAAAAGCCGCTTTATATTTCCCAATATTATATGCGCTTGACGCAACGTCTGGTTTCCGCATTGTCGGCACCGACCGGCGAAGGTGTTCTTTATGAGGTCGATTTGAGACTTCGCCCATCGGGAAACAAGGGGCCGGTTGCTGTACCGTTCGAAGCTTTTGGCAAATATCAGCGAAATGAAGCATGGGTATGGGAGCATTTAGCATTAACGCGCGCACGCGCTGTAGCGGGCGACCCAATGTTTTTGCAACAACTCGAAGATGAAGTGGCGGCGATCATAGCCTTAAAGCGCGATAAGAAAAAGGTTTCCCATGATGTGCGCGAAATGCGCGAACTGATCGAGCAAGAAAAACCGTCCATCAATATATGGGATTTCAAAACGATGCGCGGTGGTCAAGTCGATCTCGAATTCATTGCACAATTTGCACTGATTACCCACCAAAGCGAATTTGTGGTAGGCCGTACAACAGGTGAAGTTCTGGAAAGATTGCCTCAAGCATTTCTATCGGTCTCTTCCGTTGGCGAACTTCATCATGCTTATCGTGTATATACAAACTTGAGCCAGATGATGCGGTTATGTCTGAATGAAAAGCTTGATCCGGATGACATGCCACCCGGTCTTGCAGATCTCTTACAAAGAACTGTCGGCGAACCCGATTTGAGCCATGTTGAAAGCCTGATTGCCGACATGGCAAACACCGTTGGTCAAATATTTGACGAGGTGGTGGTCTAA
- a CDS encoding response regulator transcription factor: MKVLVIEDDREAARYLEKALNEAGHSADVAGDGETGETLAENGNYDVMIIDRMLPKKDGLSVIMALRAKGIETPVLILSALGQVDDRVTGLRAGGDDYLTKPYAFSELLARIEVLQRRKNPKEAETIYRVGDLELDRLAHTAKRAGQDIILQPREFRLLEYLMRHAGQVVTRTMLLENVWDYHFDPQTNVIDVHISRLRSKIEKGFDTPLLQTVRGAGYMLKAVDKPS; encoded by the coding sequence ATGAAAGTTCTTGTTATTGAAGATGATCGTGAAGCAGCACGCTATCTTGAAAAGGCCTTGAATGAGGCCGGTCATTCTGCCGATGTTGCCGGTGATGGTGAAACAGGAGAGACACTGGCAGAAAACGGCAATTATGATGTTATGATCATCGATCGGATGTTGCCAAAAAAGGACGGGCTTTCCGTTATTATGGCATTGCGCGCCAAAGGCATTGAAACGCCGGTTCTTATTCTTTCGGCATTGGGACAGGTTGATGATCGGGTAACCGGTTTGCGTGCTGGTGGTGATGATTATCTTACAAAGCCCTATGCTTTTTCGGAGCTTCTCGCCCGTATTGAAGTTTTGCAGAGACGCAAAAATCCCAAAGAAGCGGAAACGATTTATCGGGTAGGCGATCTCGAACTTGATCGGCTGGCTCACACGGCAAAGCGTGCCGGACAGGATATTATCTTGCAACCTCGCGAATTCCGTCTCCTTGAATATTTGATGCGCCATGCCGGTCAGGTCGTCACGCGTACCATGTTGCTTGAAAATGTCTGGGATTATCATTTTGATCCTCAAACAAATGTAATTGACGTTCACATTTCGAGACTTCGTTCAAAGATTGAAAAAGGTTTTGATACACCACTCCTTCAAACGGTGCGTGGTGCCGGCTACATGTTGAAAGCGGTCGATAAGCCATCATGA